GCTGTGGCGATCGACGAAGGAAATCCGGCCTCTGCGCCCTTTCGGCCGAAGCGCATAGCCTCCCGCTTCGCTGTGCGTCTTGGGCGGCACCGACTTGATCTCGTCCCGGCGAGTTTTCACGTAAGCTAAGGCTTCCGAAAGGCGCTTGTTCTCAACGAGGCGGCTGAGGGAGGCGTCTATGGAGCAGGTTACCGCCAGCGGACACCGCTTCCTTAGCAAGTGTATCGTTCAGCTGTCGCTGGATTAATGAGACCAATGCCGACGCCCTTTAAAGCAAGAGCACACACTGTCACCGAATTTGATGTCTCCACGACCACTTTTGGCCTTATCCGAGCTTGCTCGACAGCGGCATCCAAACTGCTTCCATCGCAACCATAGGTGAGGCCGGAAACCGGCCCCGCTTATGGTTGTGAGGATGAGGATGAAGCCTCGACTTACTTCGCCGCGCGCCCGGCGGCGACCCAGCTGTCGAATGCTGCCTTGTGGGCGCCGATCCATTCGTCGGCCATCTTGTTTATCAAGGCGTTGCTGCCGCCGTTCTTGTTGATGTTGAACTCCCAGCCCGACCAGTCATCGAGCGGGAACTTCATGTTCTCGATGAGCGCCTTCACGGCCGGATTGGCCGCGACGAACTTCTTGTTCGCAACCGCCCCCCAATTCCATGAGGCCATGGCCATGCGGCAAGGATCGGCGCCGCCGGCACAGCCCTTGACGCCCTTGACCAGCGCCGAGCCCTTGTTCGGGACGGACGCCGGTAGCGCGTCCTCCGGCGTCGGCAGCCAGACGACGTCCTTGCCTGGAACGAGCGCGTTGTTCACCCAGGACGGGCTCCAGGCGTAGAAGAAGGCCGGCTCGCCACGCTTAACACGCGCCACGGCCTCGACCATCAGCGCTTCGTACTTGCCGCGGATGGATTTCACGGTGTCCTTCAGGCCGAACTTGTCGAGTTGGAAATCGACGACGTCGCCGCAGCTCCAACCAGGATCGCAGTTGATAAGATCGGCTTTGCCGTCCTTGCCGAACAGCGCCGCGATCTTCGGATCCTTCATCTGAGTCAGTGAGGTGATGTTGTGGGCATCGGCTGTCTTCTTGTCGATCAGGTAACCGTTGATGCCGCCACCGACGATCAGGCCGCCGCCGACGATCTCGGCATCCTTCTCCACCGCACGGAAGCCGGGCTCGCGCTGTGGGAAATTAACGTCGGTCGCGAGGTCGAGATCGCCCTGTGCGGCCGCCTGGAAGAATAGGGTCGTGTTCACGGTGCTGAGCTTGATGTCGTAGCCGAGTTCCTTCAGCGCCTTGATCACGA
This sequence is a window from Bosea vestrisii. Protein-coding genes within it:
- the proX gene encoding glycine betaine/L-proline ABC transporter substrate-binding protein ProX produces the protein MLRLRRKPRNCPERARRSRYAQGDSLGANYVTAQIVIKALKELGYDIKLSTVNTTLFFQAAAQGDLDLATDVNFPQREPGFRAVEKDAEIVGGGLIVGGGINGYLIDKKTADAHNITSLTQMKDPKIAALFGKDGKADLINCDPGWSCGDVVDFQLDKFGLKDTVKSIRGKYEALMVEAVARVKRGEPAFFYAWSPSWVNNALVPGKDVVWLPTPEDALPASVPNKGSALVKGVKGCAGGADPCRMAMASWNWGAVANKKFVAANPAVKALIENMKFPLDDWSGWEFNINKNGGSNALINKMADEWIGAHKAAFDSWVAAGRAAK